One genomic region from Cardiocondyla obscurior isolate alpha-2009 linkage group LG19, Cobs3.1, whole genome shotgun sequence encodes:
- the LOC139110114 gene encoding F-box/LRR-repeat protein 16 isoform X2: protein MKSEVLAFSHPDLYYASRRIHPSEWPEGMILPIARHAVPFERLANGRRGGKTSVMERVTNVFCGGSNSVAYMNLQSANNANATPEKPSRSAAQTINNVPASNNKERINNVTPSRRIPRNRMKITVPLASGGTGGYVPPTTWEQLMQDDNFLGRFFLYFNATERRILAQVCTRWRDVLYARPRLWTGLVPVIRCREARTMQPNARTRLYASLVRRGFDSLVLLGATDEDIPELTRGFPLAQRYVHSLSLRCCAVTDRGLEALLDHLQALYELELAGCNEITEAGLWACLTPRIVSLSLSDCINVADEAVGAVAQLLPSLYEFSLQAYHVTDAALGYFSAKQSSALTILKLQSCWELTNHGVVNIVHSLPNLTVLSLSGCSKVTDDGVELIAENLPRLRSLDLSWCSRITDAALEYIACDLNNLEELTLDRCVHITDIGVGYISTMVSLSALFLRWCSQLRDFGLQHLCVMRSLQVLSVAGCPLLTSSGLSSLIQLRHLHELELTNCPGTSRELFDYLREHLPRCLIIE from the exons GAGGCGGCAAAACCAGCGTTATGGAACGTGTGACGAACGTCTTTTGCGGCGGCAGCAATAGCGTTGCTTACATGAATCTGCAAAGTGCAAATAACGCGAACGCGACACCCGAAAAACCCAGCCGAAGTGCGGCACAGACCATTAATAACGTGCCAGCGAGTAACAATAAGGAACGCATAAACAACGTGACCCCAAGCAGGAGGATACCTAGGAATAGAATGAAGATAACCGTTCCCTTGGCTAGTGGAGGAACCGGCGGTTACGTCCCACCGACTACGTGGGAACAGTTGATGCAGGACGATAATTTTCTTGGacgattttttctttacttcaaCGCTACAGAAAGAAGAATCTTGGCTCAG GTTTGTACGAGATGGAGGGACGTTCTATATGCAAGACCGCGTCTTTGGACAGGACTGGTGCCGGTGATACGATGCCGCGAAGCTCGCACTATGCAGCCAAACGCGCGTACACGACTTTACGCTTCTTTAGTAAGAAGAGGTTTCGATTCGTTAGTTCTTTTGGGTGCAACCGACGAAGATATTCCGGAATTAACGCGCGGTTTTCCCTTGGCACAACGATACGTACACTCTTTGTCATTGCGATGCTGCGCAGTAACGGATAGAGGTCTCGAAGCTCTCTTGGATCATTTGCAG GCTTTGTACGAGCTTGAATTAGCCGGCTGCAATGAGATAACAGAGGCTGGCCTGTGGGCATGTCTTACTCCCAGAATAGTGTCGTTGTCTTTATCAGATTGCATCAATGTCGCCGATGAAGCCGTCGGCGCTGTGGCACAGCTATTACCGAGTCTCTATGAATTCTCTCTGCAAGCTTATCATGTCACTGATGCTGCTCTCGGTTACTTCAGTGCGAAACAAAGCAGTGCACTCACTATCTTGAAGCTGCAATCCTGTTGGGAGCTCACAAATCACGGCGTAGTAAATATTG TACATTCCTTGCCCAATTTGACTGTACTATCACTTTCTGGATGCAGTAAAGTAACAGATGACGGCGTTGAATTAATTGCGGAAAACTTGCCAAGACTTCGTTCCTTAGATCTCAGTTGGTGCTCAAGGATTACTGATGCAGCCTTAGAATATATCGCCTGtgatttgaataatttagaaGAGCTCACATTAGATAG GTGTGTACACATTACTGATATTGGCGTCGGTTACATCTCCACGATGGTTTCGTTGAGTGCTTTGTTTTTGAGATGGTGTTCACAACTTAGAGATTTCGGACTTCAACATTTATGCGTCATGAGATCTCTACAAGTATTATCCGTGGCAG gTTGTCCATTGCTCACAAGTAGTGGTTTATCTAGTCTGATACAACTACGACACTTACACGAGCTAGAACTAACTAATTGTCCAGGAACGTCGCGAGAACTGTTTGACTATTTACGTGAACATCTACCACGTTGCCTAATCATCGAATAA
- the LOC139110114 gene encoding F-box/LRR-repeat protein 16 isoform X1: MHRVDSMLKLYYLICKPDLYYASRRIHPSEWPEGMILPIARHAVPFERLANGRRGGKTSVMERVTNVFCGGSNSVAYMNLQSANNANATPEKPSRSAAQTINNVPASNNKERINNVTPSRRIPRNRMKITVPLASGGTGGYVPPTTWEQLMQDDNFLGRFFLYFNATERRILAQVCTRWRDVLYARPRLWTGLVPVIRCREARTMQPNARTRLYASLVRRGFDSLVLLGATDEDIPELTRGFPLAQRYVHSLSLRCCAVTDRGLEALLDHLQALYELELAGCNEITEAGLWACLTPRIVSLSLSDCINVADEAVGAVAQLLPSLYEFSLQAYHVTDAALGYFSAKQSSALTILKLQSCWELTNHGVVNIVHSLPNLTVLSLSGCSKVTDDGVELIAENLPRLRSLDLSWCSRITDAALEYIACDLNNLEELTLDRCVHITDIGVGYISTMVSLSALFLRWCSQLRDFGLQHLCVMRSLQVLSVAGCPLLTSSGLSSLIQLRHLHELELTNCPGTSRELFDYLREHLPRCLIIE, encoded by the exons GAGGCGGCAAAACCAGCGTTATGGAACGTGTGACGAACGTCTTTTGCGGCGGCAGCAATAGCGTTGCTTACATGAATCTGCAAAGTGCAAATAACGCGAACGCGACACCCGAAAAACCCAGCCGAAGTGCGGCACAGACCATTAATAACGTGCCAGCGAGTAACAATAAGGAACGCATAAACAACGTGACCCCAAGCAGGAGGATACCTAGGAATAGAATGAAGATAACCGTTCCCTTGGCTAGTGGAGGAACCGGCGGTTACGTCCCACCGACTACGTGGGAACAGTTGATGCAGGACGATAATTTTCTTGGacgattttttctttacttcaaCGCTACAGAAAGAAGAATCTTGGCTCAG GTTTGTACGAGATGGAGGGACGTTCTATATGCAAGACCGCGTCTTTGGACAGGACTGGTGCCGGTGATACGATGCCGCGAAGCTCGCACTATGCAGCCAAACGCGCGTACACGACTTTACGCTTCTTTAGTAAGAAGAGGTTTCGATTCGTTAGTTCTTTTGGGTGCAACCGACGAAGATATTCCGGAATTAACGCGCGGTTTTCCCTTGGCACAACGATACGTACACTCTTTGTCATTGCGATGCTGCGCAGTAACGGATAGAGGTCTCGAAGCTCTCTTGGATCATTTGCAG GCTTTGTACGAGCTTGAATTAGCCGGCTGCAATGAGATAACAGAGGCTGGCCTGTGGGCATGTCTTACTCCCAGAATAGTGTCGTTGTCTTTATCAGATTGCATCAATGTCGCCGATGAAGCCGTCGGCGCTGTGGCACAGCTATTACCGAGTCTCTATGAATTCTCTCTGCAAGCTTATCATGTCACTGATGCTGCTCTCGGTTACTTCAGTGCGAAACAAAGCAGTGCACTCACTATCTTGAAGCTGCAATCCTGTTGGGAGCTCACAAATCACGGCGTAGTAAATATTG TACATTCCTTGCCCAATTTGACTGTACTATCACTTTCTGGATGCAGTAAAGTAACAGATGACGGCGTTGAATTAATTGCGGAAAACTTGCCAAGACTTCGTTCCTTAGATCTCAGTTGGTGCTCAAGGATTACTGATGCAGCCTTAGAATATATCGCCTGtgatttgaataatttagaaGAGCTCACATTAGATAG GTGTGTACACATTACTGATATTGGCGTCGGTTACATCTCCACGATGGTTTCGTTGAGTGCTTTGTTTTTGAGATGGTGTTCACAACTTAGAGATTTCGGACTTCAACATTTATGCGTCATGAGATCTCTACAAGTATTATCCGTGGCAG gTTGTCCATTGCTCACAAGTAGTGGTTTATCTAGTCTGATACAACTACGACACTTACACGAGCTAGAACTAACTAATTGTCCAGGAACGTCGCGAGAACTGTTTGACTATTTACGTGAACATCTACCACGTTGCCTAATCATCGAATAA
- the LOC139110114 gene encoding F-box/LRR-repeat protein 16 isoform X3: MSSISAQGVVERASAELTKRINGLGLRTSKHHGGGKTSVMERVTNVFCGGSNSVAYMNLQSANNANATPEKPSRSAAQTINNVPASNNKERINNVTPSRRIPRNRMKITVPLASGGTGGYVPPTTWEQLMQDDNFLGRFFLYFNATERRILAQVCTRWRDVLYARPRLWTGLVPVIRCREARTMQPNARTRLYASLVRRGFDSLVLLGATDEDIPELTRGFPLAQRYVHSLSLRCCAVTDRGLEALLDHLQALYELELAGCNEITEAGLWACLTPRIVSLSLSDCINVADEAVGAVAQLLPSLYEFSLQAYHVTDAALGYFSAKQSSALTILKLQSCWELTNHGVVNIVHSLPNLTVLSLSGCSKVTDDGVELIAENLPRLRSLDLSWCSRITDAALEYIACDLNNLEELTLDRCVHITDIGVGYISTMVSLSALFLRWCSQLRDFGLQHLCVMRSLQVLSVAGCPLLTSSGLSSLIQLRHLHELELTNCPGTSRELFDYLREHLPRCLIIE; encoded by the exons GAGGCGGCAAAACCAGCGTTATGGAACGTGTGACGAACGTCTTTTGCGGCGGCAGCAATAGCGTTGCTTACATGAATCTGCAAAGTGCAAATAACGCGAACGCGACACCCGAAAAACCCAGCCGAAGTGCGGCACAGACCATTAATAACGTGCCAGCGAGTAACAATAAGGAACGCATAAACAACGTGACCCCAAGCAGGAGGATACCTAGGAATAGAATGAAGATAACCGTTCCCTTGGCTAGTGGAGGAACCGGCGGTTACGTCCCACCGACTACGTGGGAACAGTTGATGCAGGACGATAATTTTCTTGGacgattttttctttacttcaaCGCTACAGAAAGAAGAATCTTGGCTCAG GTTTGTACGAGATGGAGGGACGTTCTATATGCAAGACCGCGTCTTTGGACAGGACTGGTGCCGGTGATACGATGCCGCGAAGCTCGCACTATGCAGCCAAACGCGCGTACACGACTTTACGCTTCTTTAGTAAGAAGAGGTTTCGATTCGTTAGTTCTTTTGGGTGCAACCGACGAAGATATTCCGGAATTAACGCGCGGTTTTCCCTTGGCACAACGATACGTACACTCTTTGTCATTGCGATGCTGCGCAGTAACGGATAGAGGTCTCGAAGCTCTCTTGGATCATTTGCAG GCTTTGTACGAGCTTGAATTAGCCGGCTGCAATGAGATAACAGAGGCTGGCCTGTGGGCATGTCTTACTCCCAGAATAGTGTCGTTGTCTTTATCAGATTGCATCAATGTCGCCGATGAAGCCGTCGGCGCTGTGGCACAGCTATTACCGAGTCTCTATGAATTCTCTCTGCAAGCTTATCATGTCACTGATGCTGCTCTCGGTTACTTCAGTGCGAAACAAAGCAGTGCACTCACTATCTTGAAGCTGCAATCCTGTTGGGAGCTCACAAATCACGGCGTAGTAAATATTG TACATTCCTTGCCCAATTTGACTGTACTATCACTTTCTGGATGCAGTAAAGTAACAGATGACGGCGTTGAATTAATTGCGGAAAACTTGCCAAGACTTCGTTCCTTAGATCTCAGTTGGTGCTCAAGGATTACTGATGCAGCCTTAGAATATATCGCCTGtgatttgaataatttagaaGAGCTCACATTAGATAG GTGTGTACACATTACTGATATTGGCGTCGGTTACATCTCCACGATGGTTTCGTTGAGTGCTTTGTTTTTGAGATGGTGTTCACAACTTAGAGATTTCGGACTTCAACATTTATGCGTCATGAGATCTCTACAAGTATTATCCGTGGCAG gTTGTCCATTGCTCACAAGTAGTGGTTTATCTAGTCTGATACAACTACGACACTTACACGAGCTAGAACTAACTAATTGTCCAGGAACGTCGCGAGAACTGTTTGACTATTTACGTGAACATCTACCACGTTGCCTAATCATCGAATAA
- the Polr3h gene encoding DNA-directed RNA polymerase III subunit RPC8, producing MFVLVELKDTVRIPPSSFKYKLNNVVSDELNQKLANKVYKDVGLCITLHDITKIEESYIFPGDGASHTKVTFRFIVFRPWMEEILIGKIRSCSPEGVHVTLGFFEDIIIPPYKLQHPSRFDQMEQVWVWIYKTEDGQTHDLFMDAGEVIRFRVVKEIFTEAPLPSSQTNESQDMSKKPEANNVAPYVLHGSIDEPGLGLLTWWQNT from the exons atgtTCGTCTTGGTCGAACTGAAGGATACTGTTAGGATACCACCAAGTAGCTTTaagtacaaattaaataatgtcgTTTCTGACGAGTTGAATCAGAAGCTCGCCaacaaa GTGTACAAAGATGTGGGTTTATGTATCACGTTGCACGATATTACGAAGATCGAGGAATCGTATATATTTCCAGGAGACGGAGCCTCTCATACAAAAGTCACGTTTAGATTTATAGTGTTTCGCCCATGGAtggaagaaatattaataggaAAAATTCGTAGCTGTAGTCCTGAGGGTGTACATG ttacATTAGGATTTTTCGAGGATATAATTATACCACCTTATAAATTACAACATCCGTCACGTTTCGATCAAATGGAACAGGTTTGGGTTTGGATATATAAAACTGAAGACGGACAAACACACGATCTATTTATGGACGCGG GAGAAGTTATAAGATTTCGAGtggtaaaagaaatttttaccgaAGCACCTTTACCGTCGTCGCAAACTAATGAATCGCAAGACATGAGTAAGAAACCAGAAGCCAATAACGTTGCACCATATGTTTTACAC ggATCAATTGACGAACCTGGTTTAGGTTTACTTACCTGGTGGCAGAATACGTAA